One genomic window of Cannabis sativa cultivar Pink pepper isolate KNU-18-1 chromosome 2, ASM2916894v1, whole genome shotgun sequence includes the following:
- the LOC133034794 gene encoding 10 kDa chaperonin, mitochondrial-like — protein MARRLIPLFDRILIEKIVPPAKTNSGILLPEKTSKLNSGKVVAVGQGGRDRDGKLIPVHVKEGDTVLLPEYGGTEVKLADKEYHLYREGDILGTLHD, from the exons ATGGCGAGGCGCCTGATCCCATTGTTCGATCGTATTTTGATTGAGAAAATCGTTCCTCCTGCAAAGACTAACTCCGGCATTCTTcttcctgagaaaacttccAAG CTGAACtctggaaaagttgttgctGTCGGTCAAGGAGGTCGTGATAGAGATGGGAAACTAATTCCTGTACATGTAAAGGAAGGAGACACAGTTCTTTTGCCCGAGTATGGAGGAACTGAAGTTAAACTTGCAGATAAAGA GTATCATCTGTATAGGGAAGGCGACATCCTGGGAACTCTTCATGATTAG